A window of the Candidatus Liberibacter solanacearum CLso-ZC1 genome harbors these coding sequences:
- the recO gene encoding DNA repair protein RecO: MHWQDDAIVLGVRSYGEKNIILEVMTRHYGRHLGFVRYGQSRRIQPVLQVGNLVRVNWRSRLEQDLGEFRLEIIEYRCSKLLSSAISLYGLQSMIPIFRFLPERDPCPDLYDLLNLFINSHKISSILGKIFIQIELILLKNIGFGLEITKCVVTGVSHDLSWVSPKSGGAICHSLGLPYASKMLVLPLFLWKEQQNIDADSLRNAFRLTGYFLDKYAFQHNIIHCNSLRINFLNKLIELL; encoded by the coding sequence GTGCACTGGCAAGATGATGCAATAGTTCTTGGAGTCCGTTCTTATGGTGAGAAAAACATTATTTTAGAAGTTATGACTCGCCATTATGGGCGTCATTTAGGATTCGTACGTTACGGACAATCGCGCCGTATACAACCCGTTTTACAAGTTGGAAATTTAGTAAGAGTTAATTGGAGATCTAGGTTAGAACAAGATTTAGGAGAATTTCGTCTTGAGATTATTGAATATCGTTGTTCTAAACTTCTTTCTTCTGCTATTTCTCTTTATGGATTACAATCAATGATCCCTATTTTTCGATTCTTGCCTGAACGAGATCCCTGTCCAGATCTTTATGATCTGTTAAATCTTTTTATTAATAGCCATAAAATCTCATCTATTTTAGGAAAAATTTTTATTCAAATTGAACTTATTCTTTTGAAAAATATTGGATTTGGTCTTGAAATTACAAAATGTGTTGTGACAGGTGTCAGTCACGATCTTAGCTGGGTTTCTCCTAAATCTGGTGGTGCTATTTGTCATTCATTAGGGCTTCCTTATGCAAGTAAAATGCTTGTATTGCCGTTGTTTCTTTGGAAAGAACAACAAAATATAGATGCAGATTCTCTCAGAAATGCTTTTCGGTTGACGGGCTATTTTTTAGATAAATACGCTTTTCAACATAATATTATTCATTGCAATAGTCTTCGAATAAATTTTTTAAATAAATTGATAGAATTACTTTAA
- the tyrS gene encoding tyrosine--tRNA ligase yields the protein MSVFKSDFLNILSERGFIHQISNPQELDKLCYNSTITAYIGYDPTASSLHVGHLTQLMMLFWLQKTGHRPISLMGGGTGMIGDPSFISEARRMIGVQEIQKNIKSIKDIFSAFIRYGTGKNDALMLNNDAWLSPIKYIDFLREVGSCFSVNRMLSFDSVRSRLQREQSLSFLEFNYMILQAYDFVELSKNYDCRLQMGGSDQWGNMICGIELGGRLKTPQLFALTSPLLTTSSGAKMGKTAAGAIWLNKEMTSPYDFWQYWRNIDDADVVNFAKRLTTLPISEIHRIEKLQEKELNEAKKIIATEITTMVHGKAEAEKAATAAMECFDMNMYSENMPTISISKAEINQGIGILTLIVKAGFAVSTSEARRHIQSNAIKVNDNVISNEKAHIELKDFDSAGVIKLSFGKKRHIICQVCD from the coding sequence ATGTCTGTATTTAAATCTGATTTTCTAAATATTCTCTCAGAAAGAGGATTTATCCATCAAATCTCCAATCCTCAAGAGCTAGATAAATTATGCTATAACAGTACCATCACAGCTTATATCGGCTACGATCCTACTGCTTCTTCCTTACACGTAGGTCATTTAACACAATTAATGATGTTGTTCTGGCTACAAAAAACAGGTCATAGACCTATCTCTCTTATGGGCGGGGGAACAGGTATGATTGGAGATCCTTCTTTCATAAGTGAAGCCAGAAGAATGATAGGAGTTCAAGAAATTCAGAAAAATATCAAAAGTATTAAAGATATATTTTCTGCTTTTATAAGATATGGAACTGGTAAAAATGATGCTTTGATGCTCAATAATGATGCATGGCTATCACCTATTAAGTACATAGATTTTTTGCGCGAAGTTGGAAGCTGTTTTTCCGTAAATCGAATGCTCTCGTTTGACTCTGTACGATCACGTTTACAACGTGAGCAATCTCTTTCTTTTCTTGAATTCAACTATATGATTTTACAGGCTTATGACTTTGTAGAACTATCGAAAAACTATGATTGTCGTCTCCAAATGGGAGGATCAGATCAATGGGGAAATATGATTTGTGGAATTGAGCTCGGGGGGCGTTTAAAAACTCCACAATTATTTGCCCTGACCTCGCCACTTCTTACTACTTCCTCTGGTGCCAAAATGGGAAAAACAGCTGCGGGAGCTATTTGGCTTAATAAAGAAATGACTTCTCCGTATGATTTCTGGCAATATTGGCGCAATATCGATGATGCCGATGTTGTGAATTTTGCAAAAAGATTGACAACTCTTCCAATATCTGAAATTCATCGCATAGAAAAATTGCAAGAAAAAGAACTTAATGAAGCTAAAAAAATCATAGCAACCGAAATTACAACAATGGTACATGGAAAAGCCGAGGCAGAAAAAGCCGCAACCGCTGCGATGGAATGCTTCGATATGAATATGTACTCAGAAAATATGCCAACTATATCAATTTCAAAGGCTGAAATAAATCAGGGAATAGGTATTTTGACGCTTATCGTCAAAGCAGGATTTGCTGTTTCAACAAGTGAAGCACGTCGGCATATACAAAGTAATGCTATCAAAGTAAATGATAATGTGATCTCAAATGAAAAAGCACATATTGAATTGAAAGATTTTGACTCAGCTGGAGTTATAAAACTTTCTTTTGGGAAAAAACGTCATATTATTTGTCAAGTTTGTGATTGA